CCCGTACTGGTGCGCTTCCCGGTGCCGGAGCGTGACTTCGAAGAGCTGCGGCGCCGCGCTGGCGTAGACCAGAAGTTGCGCGTGCGCATCACGCCGGGCGGCGGCGACAGCACCAATGCCATCGACGGCACGCTCACGTTCGTCGACAATCAGGTTGATCGGGCCTCCGGCTCCGTGCTGCTCAAGGCCACCGCGCCCAATCAGGATCGCGCGCTCTGGCCCGGTCAGTTCGTGAGCGTTGCCCTCACGCTCAGCGTGGACAGTGACGCGGTCACCGTGCCGTCGCAGGCCGTTGTCACCTCAGGCAGCAACACCTTCGTGTACACGATGGTGGATAACGTGGCCCGCCGCACACCCGTCAAAGTGGGGCGGCAGGCGGGTCTCGTGAGCAAGATCGACAGTGGCCTCGTGGGCGGCGAGCAGGTCATCGTCGAAGGTCAGACCCGGCTCACCGATGGCGCCAAGGTGCAGTTGCGCACCGCGCCCCGTGGTCCGGGCGGCGCGCCGGGTGATGGCCCGGCCGGCACCGCCGTCAAGGAATCCGCCAATGCCGTCAGCCCGGCGGCGAATCCATCGACCAAGCCGGGCACCAGTCCTGGAGTCAAGCCATGAGTGCACCGTCCGTTCCGCCGAATCAATCGGCGGACGAGTCCGCGCCTGGCGCGTCTGCGCCATCCGCCGTTGGTCTCAACCTGAGCGAGATCTGGATCCGTCGGCCGGTCATGACCACGCTCGTCATGACGGCCATTCTGATCTTCGGCGCCGTGGCGTATCAGCGGTTGGCCGTCAGCGACCTGCCCACGATCGACTACCCCACCATCACGGTGTCGGCCAACCTGCCGGGCGCGAGCCCCGAGGTCATGGCCACGTCGGTGGCCACACCGCTCGAGCAGCAGTTCGCCACCATCAGCGGCATCGACAACATCACCTCGTCGAGTTCGCAGGGCAGCACCAACGTCACGATCCAGTTCAATCTCGATCGCGACATCGACAAGGCGGCCGCCGACGTGCAGTCGGCCATCTCCAAGTCGCTGCGGTCGCTGCCGCAGGGCATCAATCCGCCCTCGTACAACAAGGCCAACGCGGCCGACTCGCCCATCATGATGTACTCGCTCAACTCCGACGTGATTTCGCGTCCGGAGCTCAACGAGTACGCGGAAACGTTCATCGGTCAGCGCCTCAGCACGGTGACGGGTGTGGCGCAGGTGCAGGTCTACGGCTCGGCCAAGTATGCCGTGCGCGTGCAGCTCGACCCGGGCGCCATGGCGCAGCGCGGCATTGGCATCGACGAAGTGCAGCAGGCCATCAACACCGGCAACAGCAACTCGCCGGCCGGTGTGCTCATGGGCCCCAACCAGGCCTTCACCCTGCAGGCCACGGGACAGCTGCGCAACGCGGCCGAGTTCCGTCAGCTTGTGGTGGGGTACCGCAACGGCAGCCCGGTTCGCCTGGGTGATCTGGGCCAGGTCATCGACGGTCTGCAGACTTTGCGTGGTTTCAGCGAGGTGAACGGCCGCGCCAACATTTCGCTGGCCATCATCCGTCAGCCCGGCGTGAACACCGTGGCCACGGCCAAGGCGGTGGAGGCCGAGATGGCGCAGCTCATGGAACAGCTGCCGGCCAGTGTGAATGTGCAAAGCATCTTCAACCGCGCCGAGAGCATCGAGCATGCGGTGTGGGATGTGCAGTTCACGCTGGTGCTCACCGTGGCCCTCGTGGTCATGGTGATCTTCCTGTTCCTGCGCAATGTGCGGGCCACCATCATCCCGTCCCTGGCGCTGCCGTTCTCCATCATCGGCACGTGCATCGTCATGTACGCGCTCGATTACAGTCTCAACAACCTCACCCTCATGGCGCTCACACTGGCCGTGGGGTTCGTGGTGGACGACGCCATCGTGATGCTCGAGAACATCGTGCGTCACATGGAGATGGGCAAATCCCCGCTGCGCGCGGCGCTCGATGGATCGAAGGAAATCAGCTTCACCATCCTCTCCATGACCCTGTCGCTGGTGGCGGTGTTCATCCCGCTGCTGTTCATGCCGGGGCTGGTGGGTCGTCTCTTCCGCGAGTTTGCCGTCACCATCGGTGTGGCCATTCTCGTGTCGGGCTTTGTCTCGCTCACGCTCACGCCCATGCTGGCCGCCAAGTTCCTCAAGGGCGGCGAAGGTCACGCGGCCACTGAGGGCAAGTGGCGCTCGGTGGAGCGGCTCTACCAGGCCACCGAAGGGCTGTATGTGCGCTCGCTGGACTGGGTCATGCGGCATCGTCCGCTGACCATGGTGTTCAGCGCGCTCACGCTGGTGGCCACGGTGGGACTGTTCATGTACATCCCCAAGGGCTTCCTGCCCTCCGAAGACACGGGTCGCGTGCAGGGCTCGGTGGAAGGTCCGGAGGGCATCGGCTATGACGCGCTGTCGGCCAAGGCACGTGAAGTCGGGCAGATCATCGAGAAGAGCCCGTACGTGGAGCGGGTGAACGTCTCGGTTGGCGGCGGGCCGTTCGGTGGCAACAACAGTGCGCGCCTCATGCTGATCCTCAAGGATCGGTCGGTGCGTCCGCACGTCGATCAGGTCATGCGCGAGATCACGCGCTCCGCCGCGGGTGTGCCGGGCGTGCAGGTGTTCCTGCGCAATCCGCCGCCCATCAACATCGGCGGACGCCGCGGCAACAGCGCCTACTCCGTGTCACTGCAGGGCGCGGACATCGCCGAGTTGTACACGTCGGCGCGCGCGCTCGAAACGCGCATGCGTGAGCTGCCGGAGCTCGAGAACATCTCGAGCGACCTGCAGGTGGGTAATCCGCAGGTGGCCGTGCAGATCGATCGTGAGCGGGCCTCCGCGCTTGGCGTGACGGCCAGCCAGATCGAGAATGCGCTCTACAACGCCTATGGTTCGCGGCAGGTCAGCACCATCTACACGCAGACCAATCAGTACCAAGTCATCATGGAACTGCAGGAAGAGTTCCAGAAGGATCCGGCGGCCCTGAGCCAGCTGTTCATTCGTGGCAACACGGGCAACCTCGTGCCGCTCGGCGCGGTGGCCACGTTCACCAAGGGTGTGGGGCCGCAGTCGGTGCAGCACAACGGCCAGCAGCCGGCCGTGTCCATCTCGTTCAATACGCGGCCCAACGTGGCGCTGGGTACGGCCGTCGAGGCCGTGCAGCGTGAAGCGGCGGCCGTGCTGCCGGCCAGCGTAACCAGTGTGCTGTCGGGTGATACGCAGGCCTTTGCCCAGGCGCAGAGTGGTCTGCTGGCGCTGCTCGTGGTGGCCATCTTCGTCATCTACGTGGTGCTGGGCATTCTCTACGAGAGCTACATCCATCCCATCACCATTCTCTCCGGCCTGCCCTTCGCGGCCGTGGGGGCGCTGGCCACGCTGCTCATCTTCGGCAAGGACCTCAGTGTGTACGCCTACGTGGGCGTGATCATGCTGATCGGCCTCGTCAAGAAGAACGCCATCATGATGATCGACTTCGCCATTGAAGCCGAGCGCAACGAAGGCATGACGCCCTTCGATGCCATCGTGGAGGCGGCGCGCGTGCGCTTCCGGCCCATCACCATGACCACCATGGCCGCGCTCATGGGCACGCTGCCCATTGCCGTGGGCTTTGGCGCCGGCGCCGAGTCACGTCAGCCCCTGGGCCTGGCGGTGGTGGGCGGCCTCGCATTCTCGCAGCTGGTGACGCTGTACGTGACGCCGGTGGTGTACACGTATCTGGATCAGATCGTGAGCCGGCGCCGGCGCGCGAAGAGCCGGAGTATGGCGCAAAGCATGGAGCCCGTGCCCGTCGCGGGAGACTGAGCTCTCGTCTCTCGGCGCTGGTCTCTCGCTTCTCATCTCTGAGCTCTGAGACTTGAGAGGGTGTGAGACCAGTGGCTTCGCCCAGACGGTGCGAAGATGGGACTGAAATAGAGGATGCGAAACCAGCAACCAATGAGGTGAGACATGCGATCGTGTGGGGCTGAGGACTGCGGTCGCGGTTGCCGCAACTGCAGTCCCCGGTCGCCCACCGTCGGGACTCTCATCTCATTACTTGCTGGTTTCGCATCCTCTATTTCTGTCTGGTCCTCGCACCGTCCGGGCGAAGCCACCGGTCTCACACCCTCTCAAGTCTCACAGCTCGGAAACGAGAGGCGAGAGACCAGAAGCGAGAGACCAGAGGCGCGATTCAGGACTTCGAAAGTCCCGTTGCTGTGCCTACCAACTCGAAGAGCTCCGCCGCGCTGAATGGCTTCTGCAGAAAACCCGACAGCTCTCGCCCCGCAAACAGTCGCGTGACGTCGGACTCGTTGTATCCACTCATGAGCAGCACGCGCACATCCGGCCGTATGCGGCGCATCGCGCGCAGCGTTTCCTCGCCGTTCAGATTCGGCATCGTGAGATCGAGCAGCACCAGCGCATAGTCGTCCGGCGACTCGGCAAACTGCGCGATGGCGTCCTGCCCGTCGTGCGCGACCGACACCCGGAATCCCCGACGACGCAGTAGCGCCGACGCCACCGTGCGCACGCTCTCCTCGTCGTCCACCACGAGAATGTGCCCTTCGCCTCGCCACTCGCCTTCGGCGTGGCCACCGGTGCCCGGCTGTGCGGCGCTGGCCATGGGGAAGAGCAGCTTGACCGAGGTGCCGGAGCCCACCTCGCTGTACACGCGGATGGCCCCGTTGTGGCTCCGCATGATGCCCATGGTAGCCGCGAGTCCGAGGCCGCGACCCGTGAACTTGGTGGAGAAGAACGGCTCGAACATGCGCTGACGCGTGGCCGCGTCCATGCCCGTGCCTGTGTCCCGCACTTCCACGAACACGAAGCGCCCGGGCATGGCCATCGAACCCGGCACACAGGTGTTGAGGTACTCGAACGTGACATCCTGCACGCCCGCCACCACGCTGATGACACCCGGACGTTCCTGCAGCGCATCGGACGCATTGGTCACCAGTGTCATGACCACCTGCCGGAACTGATTGAGATCGGCCTCCAGCGGTGGCAGGTCGGTGGGCAGTTCGAAGTACAGCGACGCGTTGCGGGCCACCGCGGCCCGCAGCAGCGAGGCCATCTCGTCGATGCTGCGCGTGGCGTCGAGCGACTCCACGTGGTAGCGCCCCTTGCCCGCATACGCCAGCAACTGGCGCGTGAGCTCGGCGGCCTTCTGCGCCGAGCGTTCGATTTCGTGCAGACACTCCCGCATCGCGAGCGGCACGTCGTCGTCCAGCAAGGCCAGCGAGGCGTTGCCCAGAATGCCAACCAGCAGATTGTTGAAGTCGTGCGCGATACCACCCGCCAGCACGCCAAGCGACTCGAGCTTCTGCGCCTGCTGCATCTGCGATTCAATGCGCGTGCGCTCCGACTCCGCGTTCACCTGTTCGGTGATGTCGAGCGCCGTGCCCACGAGGCGGCGTGAGGCCTCGTCCGCACCCTCCACCAGCATGATGCTGATCTGCATGTGCCGCACCTGACCATCGGGCCGCACGATGCGCGCGCGCAGTTGCTGCCGTGTACCTGTGGAGGCCGCCAGGCGGAGCGCTGCCTGCACACGTTCGGTGTCGTCGGGGTGCGTGAAGCGCAGCGTTGGATCGACGCCAATGCGCGACTGGTCCAGTGTGGCCGGATCAT
The window above is part of the Gemmatimonas sp. UBA7669 genome. Proteins encoded here:
- a CDS encoding efflux RND transporter periplasmic adaptor subunit, with product MLPLALFGACKKEGGPPQRPTPTVSVQTATKGPLPYVVEANGQVEPNRTVAVQSLVSGQLTRIAIAEGDEVRQGQVLFQIDARPFRAELDRVKATLVRDEANLTRARADSARFAALAKDGYVTKQQLDQTFAEVGSLAATVAAGRAQLERAEFDLENTTIRAPIGGRTGQLLYRAGSLVRATTDQLVTINELRPVLVRFPVPERDFEELRRRAGVDQKLRVRITPGGGDSTNAIDGTLTFVDNQVDRASGSVLLKATAPNQDRALWPGQFVSVALTLSVDSDAVTVPSQAVVTSGSNTFVYTMVDNVARRTPVKVGRQAGLVSKIDSGLVGGEQVIVEGQTRLTDGAKVQLRTAPRGPGGAPGDGPAGTAVKESANAVSPAANPSTKPGTSPGVKP
- a CDS encoding efflux RND transporter permease subunit, with protein sequence MSAPSVPPNQSADESAPGASAPSAVGLNLSEIWIRRPVMTTLVMTAILIFGAVAYQRLAVSDLPTIDYPTITVSANLPGASPEVMATSVATPLEQQFATISGIDNITSSSSQGSTNVTIQFNLDRDIDKAAADVQSAISKSLRSLPQGINPPSYNKANAADSPIMMYSLNSDVISRPELNEYAETFIGQRLSTVTGVAQVQVYGSAKYAVRVQLDPGAMAQRGIGIDEVQQAINTGNSNSPAGVLMGPNQAFTLQATGQLRNAAEFRQLVVGYRNGSPVRLGDLGQVIDGLQTLRGFSEVNGRANISLAIIRQPGVNTVATAKAVEAEMAQLMEQLPASVNVQSIFNRAESIEHAVWDVQFTLVLTVALVVMVIFLFLRNVRATIIPSLALPFSIIGTCIVMYALDYSLNNLTLMALTLAVGFVVDDAIVMLENIVRHMEMGKSPLRAALDGSKEISFTILSMTLSLVAVFIPLLFMPGLVGRLFREFAVTIGVAILVSGFVSLTLTPMLAAKFLKGGEGHAATEGKWRSVERLYQATEGLYVRSLDWVMRHRPLTMVFSALTLVATVGLFMYIPKGFLPSEDTGRVQGSVEGPEGIGYDALSAKAREVGQIIEKSPYVERVNVSVGGGPFGGNNSARLMLILKDRSVRPHVDQVMREITRSAAGVPGVQVFLRNPPPINIGGRRGNSAYSVSLQGADIAELYTSARALETRMRELPELENISSDLQVGNPQVAVQIDRERASALGVTASQIENALYNAYGSRQVSTIYTQTNQYQVIMELQEEFQKDPAALSQLFIRGNTGNLVPLGAVATFTKGVGPQSVQHNGQQPAVSISFNTRPNVALGTAVEAVQREAAAVLPASVTSVLSGDTQAFAQAQSGLLALLVVAIFVIYVVLGILYESYIHPITILSGLPFAAVGALATLLIFGKDLSVYAYVGVIMLIGLVKKNAIMMIDFAIEAERNEGMTPFDAIVEAARVRFRPITMTTMAALMGTLPIAVGFGAGAESRQPLGLAVVGGLAFSQLVTLYVTPVVYTYLDQIVSRRRRAKSRSMAQSMEPVPVAGD
- a CDS encoding PAS domain-containing hybrid sensor histidine kinase/response regulator; translated protein: MHPRRPPLDVMSESQSDAKLAASVSTSASSAPAPRPAELPPFRPLSPEQVALFALSPNPKLVLDRQFRVRYVNPSAARYGSVDPASLVGVHIWDAYPTLRDSIFHRAYQTVLDTGAPARFERHDVQLDRWQLVYAYPADDGVVAVLEDVTEHRRAFNQLRRNQEMLLMAQEAASIGSFELDANTNRWFWSDKLVRLMGHDPATLDQSRIGVDPTLRFTHPDDTERVQAALRLAASTGTRQQLRARIVRPDGQVRHMQISIMLVEGADEASRRLVGTALDITEQVNAESERTRIESQMQQAQKLESLGVLAGGIAHDFNNLLVGILGNASLALLDDDVPLAMRECLHEIERSAQKAAELTRQLLAYAGKGRYHVESLDATRSIDEMASLLRAAVARNASLYFELPTDLPPLEADLNQFRQVVMTLVTNASDALQERPGVISVVAGVQDVTFEYLNTCVPGSMAMPGRFVFVEVRDTGTGMDAATRQRMFEPFFSTKFTGRGLGLAATMGIMRSHNGAIRVYSEVGSGTSVKLLFPMASAAQPGTGGHAEGEWRGEGHILVVDDEESVRTVASALLRRRGFRVSVAHDGQDAIAQFAESPDDYALVLLDLTMPNLNGEETLRAMRRIRPDVRVLLMSGYNESDVTRLFAGRELSGFLQKPFSAAELFELVGTATGLSKS